Within Paeniglutamicibacter psychrophenolicus, the genomic segment CACCCGGGGAATTCGATGCCGGCCGCCTTGCGGACCAGGCTGCGTCCGCCATCGGCCCCCACCAGATACGTGGTTCGGAGTTTGGCGCCCTCGGAGGTCTCGACGGTGACCCCGGTATCGTCCTGGTCGAAGCCAATGACCTCCCGCCCATGGTGCACGGGCACGCCGAGCTGGTTGATCCAGTCTTCGAGGATTGGTTGTATCTGGCTCTGCCACAAACCAAGCCCATAGGGGTGCCGCGTCGGAAAGTCACTGATGTCCAACACCGTGTTGCCGAACCGGGCGGTTTGCACCGTTTTTCCCGCCTTCAGGAAGCGATCGGCGATCCCACGCTGATCGAGGACCTCGATGGTGCGGCAGTGGAAGCCGCCGGCGCGGGATTCGGCCAGCTCCCCCGACAGGCGCCGCTCCATGATCGCCACATCGATGCCTGCCAATGCCAATTCCCCGGCCAGCATCATTCCGGCCGGGCCACTGCCCACAATCAGCACATCCGCCATGTTCTTCCCTCCCGGTGGCGCCCCGCCAAGGGGTGCACTTTCGAGCAGTGTATGGCACGCCGCGGGGCTTGCGGCAAGCCCCATGGAAGGCGATATCCTGAAAATGCAAAGCATCGCCAACATCGGCATCCTCGACCTCTTCAAGGTGGTCCACGATGCCGGATTGGTTGCCCGCCGCCTCCGAATTCCCTGCGTCCTACCAGTTCTGGCGCTCTCGATCACGCTGGTCGAGGGGTGCAGAGTCCTGTCGCCGTGCCACCTCCCGGAAAACCTGCAAGCTTCGCCCCGAACCCGTGCCCTGGAACGTCGAGAAGCGTATATTTGCAGCATGCCGATCCTTCCCAAGGAGCGCGATCCCCGGCTGGTCACCCTCCGTCGCGGGGGCACACTGAGCGATGAACACCACCGGCTGCTTGCCGCCTGGGCGCTGGACTGCGCCGAGCACGTGCTGCCGCTCTTCGAGGACAGGCAACCTGGCGATTCCCGACCTCGGCACGCCATCGAGGTCGGCCGGGCCTGGATCCGTGGCGAGGTGCCGATGCGCGAGGCACATAGGGAGGCTTTCCTGGTCAATGCCGCGGGGCGTTCAAGGCCCGACCCGGTGAAGTTCGCGGCCCTTGCGGCCGGGCAGGCCGTTGCCGTCGCCCACGTGGCAGCCCACGACCTGGGAGCCGCCGCCTACGCCATCAGGGCGGCCGGAGCGGATGTGGACCCCCGGGATGCCGCGGCGGCCCGTGCAGCTGAACGGGAATGGCAGCGCTCCCAACTGCCTGCAGCGGTCCGTGAACTGGTTCTCGATGACCAGAAGCACCGCAATGCCATTTGTTGGAACGCCTTCACCGATTGACTCGGCAGGTGGACCTCGGTATCGAGGCCGGGAGCCTCTGGAGCCCTTACGCAGCACTCATCAATATTCCCAGGCAGAAGTATTCACCAACCATGTATCAATAGTTTTGTTCCAGATACAATTGATACATGGATCTCTACACGACCGCCATGGCATCCGAGGAGCTTGGCATCACCCCGGCCGCCGTGCGACGCCTGGTGGATAGCGGTCGGCTCCAGGCGACAAAATTGGCTGGCACGCTTCTTTTCGAGCCGGCATCCATCCGCAGGCTCCAACGCTGTTCACGGGCCCCGGGACGTATTTGGTCTCCGAGAACCGCATGGGCAGCGCTGGAAATACTGCACAACCGGCAGACGGAACTCATCGACCAGCCCCGTCGGTCGAGGCTCACCAGGCAGTTGCGCTCGCTGGAGGCTGCTGAGTTGCACCGTTTGGCACGCAACCACAGCCAGCTGAGGCGGTTCAGTGCGGGCCCGCGAGTTCGGTCCGGTCTTGCCGGGAACCTGGTGCCAACCGGCATAAGCTCGATCGCCGAAGACACCGTTGCCGACAGGTTCGGCTTGGCCGGAGTTTTGGAAGAGGACCGCCTGGAAGGGTATTGGGTCGGTTCCATCGAGTCACTGCTTGATCGAGTTCCGATGGCCCTCGACGAGGTTGGCGGAGTGCTTGTCAGGTTCGTGGACAGCCCGGATCTGATTTCGGGCGCAGTGGGTTCCGACGCTGTCATTGCGCTGGATTTGATGGACTCCGACGATATCCGCGAACGCGGGGCAGGACGGGATACCTTGCAGAGGATAATCGACAATGCCTGAGCAACGTCCCCGCCAAAGCGTACGTGTCCCCGGAGACCTCTGGCCTTCGCCCTGGCCAAATGTCTTCGAACTGGCCGATGCTGTCCCAAGCCGGCATTGGTCGTTGATCGGCGGCTTGATGGTCCAGTTGCACGTGATTGCCGCGGGCAAGCGGCCAACCAGGCCAACAAGTGACGTGGATGCGCTTATTCACGTTGAGCTCCCGGGCGACAGCATGTCCGTGTTTGGCGATGGACTGAAGCGCCTCGGCTATCGACTGGAGATGCACATCGCTACAGGCGAGGCAACGACCAAGTCGATTTCTTGGTCGCGGACCATTTAGCTCCATCAATCCTGCAACGGTTCAAGCCTCGGGGCGTCGTCCAAGCTCCTGGCGGCACAAACGCCCTGCGAAGAACCATTGAATTCGAATTGGTTCATGCCCAAGGGTCGTCGATCGTCTCGGCCCCGGATATCGTTGGTGCGCTGATGCTCAAATCCGATGCCTACCGAGCAGACTCCAGGGATTCGCAAAGACACCCGCAGGACGCCATTTCCCTGGCGGTGCTGCTTTCCAACACGAACCGTGGGCAAGCGCTCTTTGGCAGGGGTCTCTGGCGCATCAGGCGCCTCATCAAGGACCTCGGCTCGCAGCATCCTCACCGCCTCGGCGTAGGACAAGATGAACTTGCCGATGCAGTCCATGCCCTGCGCGAGCTGCTCAAGCACGAATGAGGCAGTTAGACCTGCAGGCCGACCCCCACAAAACCAGAAAGCCCGCCCGGAACCAAGCCGGGCAGGCCTCCTGCTTCGAAAAGCCGGGTGCTACTTCCCGGCCAAATCGGCCAGCGTGGCGATGAGCAGGCGGCGCTCGACGACCTTGATGCGCTCGTGCAGCGACTCCTCGGTGTCGTCGTCCTCGATCACCACCGCTTCCTGACGAAGGATCGGACCGGTGTCCACCCCGGCGTCCGCGATGTGCACGGTGCAGCCGGTGACCTTGACCCCGTAGGCCATGGCGTCCCGCACGCCGTGGGCACCGGGGAAGGACGGCAGCAGGGCCGGGTGCGTGTTGATGTAGGTGCCGTCGAAGGCGTTGATGAATTCCTCCCCGACGATGCGCATGAAGCCCGAGGAGACCACGTAGTCCGGCGTGTAGGAAAGGCACTTTTCGGTCAGCGCGTGGTTCCATTCGGCGCGGTCGTCGTAGTCCTTGAAGTTCACCACGAAGGTGTCGATGCCGGCGGCCGCGGAGCGTTCCACCCCGTAGGTGCCGTGCTTGTCGGCGCCGACGGCGGCGATTTCCACGTTTTTCAGCGAGCCGTCGGCGACGGCGTCGATGACGGACTGGAGGTTGGACCCGGTGCCGGAGACAAGAACTACGATGCGCATGGGTACCAGTTTAGTTGTACGTGTCAGGGGAACTTGCATCCGTGATTGCCATGACGCATACCCACCCGTGGTTTGGTTTTCTTGTTCCTTGGCCAGCGGCAGGACCTCGGCTCCGGGCAGGGAAGCCAGCACGGCGCCGGAACACAGGATCTTCGATGCGCGGATCCCGCTGCCGATGACCAGGTGCCCGGCCGCGACCACCAACCCACGGTTCACCGGTGCGGAAGCGAATTCCAGCAATCCCGGTTCCATGCCAGCCACCCTACGGGCTCGGCGCCAGCTCCTCGCCCAGGTCCAGCGAACTGGCCACCAGCTCGGCCGTGTAGGGATGGGCGGGGTTGTTGTAGATCTGTTCGGTGTCCCCGGACTCCACGATCCGCCCGTCCTTCATCACGATGACCCGGTCGCACAGGTGGCGCACCACCGACAGGTCGTGGGAGACCATCAGCAGCGTCAGCGCGTACTCGTCCACCAGGTCCGCGATCAGGTTCAGCACCTGGGCGCGCACCGAGACATCCAGCGCGGAAACCGGCTCGTCGGCCACCAGGATGCTCGGGCGGTTCACCAGGGCCCGGGCGATGGAGATGCGCTGGCGCTGCCCGCCGGAGAACTGGTGCGGGTAGCGGGACGCGGATTCCGGCTCCAGGCCCACGAGCCCGAGCATCCTGTGCACCGCGGCCTCGCGCCCGCGGGCATCCAGCGTCTGGCCGGGCACCAGCAGCGGCTCCGCGATGATGTCGGAGACCTTCATCCGCGGGTCCAGCGAACCCATCGGGTCCTGGAAGACGATCTGCAATTGGCGGCGCAGCGGCGCCAGGTCCGCCTCCCTGGCCCCGGAGACCTCGGTTCCGGCCACCACGGCGCTGCCGGTGCTCGGGGCGTCCAGCCCGGCCAGGATGCGCAGCAGCGTGGACTTGCCCGAGCCGGACTCCCCCACGATGCCCACCCGTTCCCCGGCAGCAATGCTGAAGCTGACATCGTCCAGGGCCTTGACCACGGGGCGCGGGCCAAAGGCCCTGGTGCGGGCGCGGTGGTAGGTCCGTCCCAGGTTCGTGGCGGTGATCAGCGCGTCCCCGGCGGGCCGCACGGAACGCCCCGGCGCACCGGCGGCGGTGTCCTTGGCAACCCCGGTGCGCAGCGCCGG encodes:
- a CDS encoding putative immunity protein; this translates as MPILPKERDPRLVTLRRGGTLSDEHHRLLAAWALDCAEHVLPLFEDRQPGDSRPRHAIEVGRAWIRGEVPMREAHREAFLVNAAGRSRPDPVKFAALAAGQAVAVAHVAAHDLGAAAYAIRAAGADVDPRDAAAARAAEREWQRSQLPAAVRELVLDDQKHRNAICWNAFTD
- a CDS encoding helix-turn-helix domain-containing protein → MDLYTTAMASEELGITPAAVRRLVDSGRLQATKLAGTLLFEPASIRRLQRCSRAPGRIWSPRTAWAALEILHNRQTELIDQPRRSRLTRQLRSLEAAELHRLARNHSQLRRFSAGPRVRSGLAGNLVPTGISSIAEDTVADRFGLAGVLEEDRLEGYWVGSIESLLDRVPMALDEVGGVLVRFVDSPDLISGAVGSDAVIALDLMDSDDIRERGAGRDTLQRIIDNA
- the purN gene encoding phosphoribosylglycinamide formyltransferase, which translates into the protein MRIVVLVSGTGSNLQSVIDAVADGSLKNVEIAAVGADKHGTYGVERSAAAGIDTFVVNFKDYDDRAEWNHALTEKCLSYTPDYVVSSGFMRIVGEEFINAFDGTYINTHPALLPSFPGAHGVRDAMAYGVKVTGCTVHIADAGVDTGPILRQEAVVIEDDDTEESLHERIKVVERRLLIATLADLAGK
- a CDS encoding dipeptide ABC transporter ATP-binding protein is translated as MSQGNEIQEEPLLRVENLGIAAGDTPLVSGLSFSMAAGERIGLIGESGSGKSLTATALLGLLPEELTPSGSAHLRGFAPELLTAGDKAMRGLRGDEISMVFQEPLSALNPLMKIGAQVAEVMLVHRTVPTRSAAGKRAIELLASVKIPDPAQAAGAYPHQLSGGQRQRVMIAMALANDPQLLLADEPTTALDVTVQSQVLELISAQVSERGTGLLFITHDLAVVANMCTRVLVLSKGRLVESGDIEKIFTAPAHPYTRALLAASDISATDARGRLFTVDTAAGYVPPALRTGVAKDTAAGAPGRSVRPAGDALITATNLGRTYHRARTRAFGPRPVVKALDDVSFSIAAGERVGIVGESGSGKSTLLRILAGLDAPSTGSAVVAGTEVSGAREADLAPLRRQLQIVFQDPMGSLDPRMKVSDIIAEPLLVPGQTLDARGREAAVHRMLGLVGLEPESASRYPHQFSGGQRQRISIARALVNRPSILVADEPVSALDVSVRAQVLNLIADLVDEYALTLLMVSHDLSVVRHLCDRVIVMKDGRIVESGDTEQIYNNPAHPYTAELVASSLDLGEELAPSP